The nucleotide sequence CAACTGCTCATGCAGCAGCGCGTCGGCCACATTGCGCGACGAGCATTGTTCGCTGTAACGCTCGAAGCTGTTGATCATTAACAAGATGTCCGTCAGATGGCGCGGGCACTCACAGTGGACAGTACTGCTGGCCGCCGCCAGCTCCGCCAAAGCCCGGTCGTCGAAGCGGCGCGGGACAGGCGCCGCCGGGCGCTGCCGCGCAAGCTGAGCTTGCGCCAAGGGCAACGCAGCCAGCGCCGCCTGGCACAGCAACACTATTTCTGCCACATCGCTGGGTACGCGCGCAACCAGGCAGCCCTGAGCGCGCAACTGGCGTATGGTCGCGCTGGCGCCGAAACGGTACAACACCACCAGCGCCATTCCCAGTGTTTGGCGCAGCGCGCAAATCGCCGGCACCACGTGCTCATCGAGTTCCGATATTTCCATCAACAGCAGTTGCGCACCGGTGCCGGCCCATGCCGCGGCCGCATCGTCCAGATTCTGAAAGTTGGCGACGATATCGAGCGCCAGCAACTCTCGCCCGCCGACGGCCAGGCGTCGCGCCAGAGCCGCACCCATCAGCGCCAGGCGCAGAGGCTGCATAGGCACGCCAGGCTCCGGTACCAACGCAAACTGGCCCAACTGTTCCAACTGCAGCTTCGCCAGCGCGCCAATTGGATGACCCTGGTCGACCAGTTGCTTCATAAGCCGCAGCCGACGAACC is from Janthinobacterium sp. 61 and encodes:
- a CDS encoding MerR family transcriptional regulator; translated protein: MVQSLLPPQVDNSQAVQYRSGVAARLAGLPVETLRVWERRYGISDTGRSAHGQRLYSEDQVRRLRLMKQLVDQGHPIGALAKLQLEQLGQFALVPEPGVPMQPLRLALMGAALARRLAVGGRELLALDIVANFQNLDDAAAAWAGTGAQLLLMEISELDEHVVPAICALRQTLGMALVVLYRFGASATIRQLRAQGCLVARVPSDVAEIVLLCQAALAALPLAQAQLARQRPAAPVPRRFDDRALAELAAASSTVHCECPRHLTDILLMINSFERYSEQCSSRNVADALLHEQLGHAAATARMVLEEALLRLARAEALPLPAGL